The following are encoded together in the Peromyscus maniculatus bairdii isolate BWxNUB_F1_BW_parent chromosome 22, HU_Pman_BW_mat_3.1, whole genome shotgun sequence genome:
- the Ttc32 gene encoding tetratricopeptide repeat protein 32: MAGPRGREESREGPAALALAQARFARGDFAEAQALYSAFIGQCGSRGGKCSPEDLATAYNNRGQTKYFSVEFYEAMDDYTSAIEILPNFEVPYYNRGLIRYRLGYFDEALEDFKKALDLNPAFQDAVLSLKQTILDKEEKQRRNAEKSY, from the exons ATGGCCGGGCCGCGGGGCCGAGAGGAGAGCCGAGAGGGGCCGGCCGCCCTGGCGCTGGCCCAGGCTCGCTTCGCCAGGGGCGACTTTGCCGAGGCGCAGGCGCTCTACTCCGCCTTCATCGGGCAGTGCGGGAGTCGCGGGGG CAAATGCAGCCCCGAGGATTTGGCGACCGCATATAACAACAGGGGGCAAACCAAGTACTTCAGCGTTGAGTTTTATGAAGCCATGGACGACTACACGTCTGCTATAGAAATCCTGCCCAACTTTGAAGTTCCGTATTACAACAGAGGCTTGATCCGCTACAGGCTGg GGTATTTTGATGAAGCTTTGGAAGACTTCAAGAAGGCATTAGACCTAAATCCTGCATTTCAAGATGCTGTTTTGAGCTTAAAACAGACCATTttagacaaagaagaaaaacaaagaagaaatgctGAGAAAAGTTACTGA